A segment of the Zingiber officinale cultivar Zhangliang chromosome 8B, Zo_v1.1, whole genome shotgun sequence genome:
TGGAAGACAAATATGGAGGCTTCTTGAGCCCCCTCATCATGTTTGTTCAATTACTTAAACTTTCTCCAACTCACTACATGTTTTCTTCTCAGTTTGGACAACAGCAATTTGTAGTTTTAGGGAAAATTACAACAAGTTTGTGATGAGTTGTAACTTATCTTAGAATCATCTTGTTCTACAGTAAAGACTATCATGACTACGTGGATGTTTGTTTCAAGGAGTTTGGAGATCGTGTGAAGTACTGGATCACTTTCAATGAACCCCTCGTTTTTACAACTATGGGTTATGCATTGGGAGAATTCACACCTGGTCGTTGTACTCCTACAATAGGCAATTGCACTGCAGGAGACTCAGGTAAGGAGCCTTATGTTGTGGCTCACCATCAATTGCTAGCTCATGCTGCTGCAGTTAAGTTATACAAGGACAAGTATCAGGTAAACTGCTATTGAAAGCTAGGTCTCTGTACCAAATgaaatgaatttttatatgtaaaTATAGCCTATGAGCTAGGCCTTAATGGTTCTAAACTACATTCACACAGAGCCATCAAAAGGGGAAAATAGGAATTACAGTTACTACAACATGGTATATTCCTCTCTCAAATTCTAAGTTCGATAATGATGCAGCTCAGCGAGCATTAGATTTTAGTTTTGGATGGTAAGTCATAGGCAATGCctaatttaatcaattttgtcTGAGATCAATCAACACTAATTCTGCAATTTTCTTGGCTGATGTGTAGGTTTATGGACCCCTTAACTCAAGGAGACTATCCGTTCATTATGAAAAGTCTTGTCGGTGATCGTCTACCTGAGTTTACGCATGAGCAATCTGAATTGGCCAAGGATTCATATGATTTTATTGGACTAAACTATTACACTGCAAGTTATGTGTATGGTGTTCCTCTCTCTAGGGTAGTCAATCAAAGTTACATGACAGATTCTTTCACTTCGGAGACTAGTAAGTTAAATGCAAACATTATTTGGATTCATTATTTGGGTTAAATGTTTACCAACATAAAATTTAAACTATTTTCTTCATTTTTCATAATCAACAGCGGTTTGCAATGGAGTTCCTATTGGTCCTGTGGTAACATTTCATACTATGCTGGTTATTTTGTTGGGTTGGAATTCCTTAGTTACAAGATTATTTAATGCCACACAAAAAAAGATATTCAATCTTCATGATAATTTTACAAAAGTACATAGATTAATATATTGATTCAGTACTACTATTC
Coding sequences within it:
- the LOC122013476 gene encoding beta-glucosidase 12-like — protein: MDGSNGDVALDSYHRYKEDVSLMKQMGVDAYRFSISWPRILPSGKLSGGVNQEGVKYYNNLINELLSNGLQPFVTLFHWDLPQALEDKYGGFLSPLIIKDYHDYVDVCFKEFGDRVKYWITFNEPLVFTTMGYALGEFTPGRCTPTIGNCTAGDSGKEPYVVAHHQLLAHAAAVKLYKDKYQSHQKGKIGITVTTTWYIPLSNSKFDNDAAQRALDFSFGWFMDPLTQGDYPFIMKSLVGDRLPEFTHEQSELAKDSYDFIGLNYYTASYVYGVPLSRVVNQSYMTDSFTSETTVCNGVPIGPVAASSWPYVYPKGLRDLLLYTKAKYNNPVIYITENAVDEFNNATVLPLEEALKDKTRVDYFKDHLHYLQEAIRFVKGVDVRGYFMWTLLDDFEWNSGYAIRFGLHYVDFKDRLKRYPKSSALWFQKFLKRP